The window CAGATTAATCAATCCGTTATCGACCGTAGAGATCACCATCGGATCTGCTTTTAGACCTGCCTCACGGAGAAGCATGACAAGGAAAAGATTAATTTCTGCAGAGTTTCCTGTTTTAGTCTCCAGCATCTTTTTGATTCCATCATCAGTGTAAATTCCCCTTCCTTTATTCCATGTAAATGTTTTTTGAACATAAGAAAATATAGCATTGGCTTTTTCAAAATCAGATTTCATTTCCAAAACACCTGCCGGCATATTATCCTTTGCCAATCTCGTTTTCTTTAATTCATCACCAAACCCCTCACTTTCATAAAGACTTTTACTGATCTGATCCCAAGAGGAAGAATACAGCTTAAGCTCTCTAAAATAGGTAGAATGAAGCTCTGCACTTATTTTTGTTCTAAAGTTTCTGTCATTTCTAACAAATTTTTCCGGTTTGAATCCTTTTACGTTTTCAAATCCAAATCTATATACTTTGTATTGTCCACTTGCAAAACTTTTCTCTTCCACCATTCTATACTTAGGCATCAGACTTCCTGTATAGTTAATATTATACGAAATACTAATGGGTGCATCAAATACATACTCTGTATAAAGAGATGGCGTATCTGTTTCAATTAAAACCTCCGGAATCATGTATATAAATGGTGATAGTATTTCATATTGATATTCGATTACTGAGCCATTTTTTACATTAGGAAAGGCAAACTTATTGACATTTACATATTTACTTTCCTTACTTTTATATTGTGAGCTTTTCTCAACTTTTAAAGGAATGGTTTTTCCATCTTCCAGATTGTAGGTGAAAGCCTTAAACTTCCCCAATGTTTCTCTGGATGTACTTGTCTGATAAAGGGGAATTTCCAGATTCAGCCAATCTTCAGCCTTATCTTTGTCGTAGATTTTTACTCTGTAAAAGTATTTTTTAGCAAACTCTCCTGAGCCGGCATCCACTATAAAATGGACAGATTTATACAAAATTTCCGCAGGGGCATTTTCATCTAATAATGATTTAGGCTTCGAAAGATCTGCATCAGAAAATTTTGGAGGGTCCAAGAACTCATGCTTCTGAGCCTTAAGCATCATTACATTTGCTGAACATATCAGTACTAATATTATTTTTTTCATCTTTATATTTTTGTGATTAAAATTTTTGAATTATCCATGTTTATGATCTTTTTCCTGAACCCTACATAATCATTGTATCTCTCTTTGGGGAAAGTTCCTTTATTGATCAGCATTTTTCGGGTCACTTTTATTCCGTCACCATTTTTAACAAAACTTAGCTTATAATTGCCAAATTCGGAGTTTATATTGACATCATCAGGGGTTTCATCAGTTTTATAACCTTTAGGTATAATAAAACTGATTTCATATTCATCCTCAAAAGACTGTCTGACCTCAAAAGGAAGTTCGCGGTTTTCATCTGTTTTGTAAACACCATCTGACGAAATAGGAACAGCTCTGAAAATGAGACTATTTCCTGCATTCTTGCAATAATTATGGGTTTTAAAATCTAAATCATAGGTAATGACAGCTTTATCTTTATCATTGACAAAGTTTTTCATTTCAACTTTTTCAAAGTTTAAAACATCAAACCTTTTTTTAATGGCATCATTCTTTTCTTTTGGATTAAGATTTGCCAAACCTAGGTTATAATCGTATTGATTTCCTGTGTAGAAAAAATTCCCTTCACCGGTAATACTGTTATCTTCACCAATCTTTATTTTCAGATTTTGTTTTTCTCTATTTTGATCTGCCGAATAGGTAGGAGTATTAATCAATTCTATCCCGTTTTTCTTTACAGAAAGCACATTCCTATCTGTGGTACTAGATCCTAAATGATTAAATGCTATCTGTTGTGATGTATTTTCAAGCCAGATATTTCCATTTTCTGTAGGTATCATTAAAATAGCATGGTTCCCGCCCATTTTAGGAAAGTCGGGATCAAAAGAAACCTGAGAAGGTCCTGAATTGATCACGCAATAATAGGAAGGTATTCCTGCTTCATTCAACAAGGTTTTCATATAATTGGTAAGACCTTTACAATCACCATATCCTTTTTGTGCACTTCATCCGGCATCATAGGAAGCCAGCCGCCAATTCCCAATCCTACATAGATGTATCTGGTTTTGGTCTGCATGTACTGATAAATTTTCTTTACCTTTTCTTCTACAGAACCCTGAAGTTGTAAAGCAGCAACTTCAGCCTTAATTTCAGGAGTAGATACAGCTGCTGGTTCAATCAAATTATTATAATACCAAGTACCAAAATCTGTCCAGTTATTTAAAGTACCTTGTTTTCCAGCAAGGTTGAACTTTTTAAGAGCAAAACTTACTTTGGGTAATATTTTAACTGGCTCCGGAATCATTGAAACATCATCTATTGCCGGAACATTTTTATAAGAATATGTTTTTTCATTTCCAGTCCCTCCTTCAATTACGGAAGCATAATTATATTTAGAAGGATAAACTTTAGTTCGTAGATCAATTCCTGAGGTATTGACAATTTTCATCTGTGATTCTTCCAAAGATGTATTGGTTGAATAAAATGGTAGGAAATCAGGAATAAAAATAGTGTTCTTATCTTCAGACTGATATGAAAAATCAATGGTATAAGGATATTGAACTGAATTATATAATAGGACCATTACCCTGTTATCAGAATAAAAGACTCCTTGTGTATTATTGGCAAAATCACTGAAATCTGATTTGGAATAACTTTTTATCTTCTTTCCAAATTCATCATAAATGATCACCTTCACATCAGAAATACTTCTTGCTTTATCATAAGGAATATAAGCAATAGCTTTTTCACTGCCATCTTTATTTAAAACTGTGGTTACAGTGTTGTATTGGTATTTTATTTCATCAATTTTATTAATCTGAACTGTTGTTAGATCTTTTCTGATGACTGCATTAGCATTTTTCTTTAAATTTTCTGGAATTGAAGATACCGGATAGATTTGGGCAAAGTATAGTGAGGCTGTAGACAATGCCCCAAGAAATAATATTTTCATCATGATTATTACAATTGGACAAAAATAATAAAATCTTAACAAATGTTAAATAAAACTTAAAAAAATAGCATTTAAAAAAGCAATCCTATTCTATAATCAATCTACCAATCTAATTTACAATATTTTATAAATTAAAATTCCCGGATTAATGAAATAATAAAGACTCCACTATGTGGAGCCTTAGTTAATATTTAAAAGCACTATCCTAAATCTACCTTAATATAAGGCTCTAAATAATCAAAAGTTATATTCTATACAAACAAAAATGACGGTTTGAATGTATATTCCTTTTCAATCATTTTAAGATTAAAATAGGGAAATGAAACGGCAGGTTTCATATTGTCTGTATTACCAAAATTAAGATAAATAGCTATTAGTGTAATTCAAAATCTATAGAATTAATTAAACAGAAGAGTACAATTAATTCTACACGCCATTCTAATATCAAATAAAAAGACTCCATTTCTGAAGTCTTTTCTATTTTATTTTAATCGTTCGGAATTCTTTTACTGTCATAAGTATCACTTCCAAGTCCCAAGACCGGAATAAAAATGAATCCAAGGAAAAATAGTAAGATCGTGTAGAGAGGAGTTTCTTTTCCAAAACCCTTAGCCAATCTGTCATTGACAACCCACATTGCATATAACTGAACTAACGGAATGCAAAATAAAATAATCCACCATATTGGTTTTTTTACAATATCCAGTAATACTATAATATTATATATGGGAACAAAAGCTGCCCAGGCATCTTCCCTGCCCGCCTTTTTAAAAATTTTGAACATACAATATCCATAAAACAGATATACGAGTAAACTCATGAACATTGTTCCAATCCCTAATCCTGCAGCGGCTGCACCTGAAACCGCATCTGCCCCGTTGTAGGGGTCTGTTTGTAAAAGAGTTAACATATTATTATTTTTTATTGGTTTATCCAAATATAAAAAAAGCTTCTAAATAATTAGAAGCTTTTTTTGATATTTTAAAAACGATTATGCATCAATCTTTGCATATTTCGCATTTTTCTCGATAAACTCTCGTCTTGGCGGAACTTCATCTCCCATCAACATTGAGAAAACACTATCTGCCTCTACTGCATTATCAATCGTTACTTGTTTCAGAATTCTGTGTTCAGGATTTAGAGTTGTTTCCCAAAGCTGCTCTGGATTCATTTCTCCAAGACCTTTGTAACGTTGTACTTCAACTCCTTTCCCATCCGGAGACATCTCCAAAGTAAATTCCTCACGCTCTTTCTCGTTGTAAGCATATACTTTTTTGTTCCCTCTCTTTAATAGATATAAAGGTGGCTGAGCAATATAGATATATCCGTTTTCAATAAGTTCCTTCATATATCTGAAGAAGAAAGTAAGAATCAAGGTAGAAATGTGAGATCCATCGATATCGGCATCGGTCATGATAACGATTTTATGGTATCTTAACTTAGCCATATTCAATGCCTTGCTATCTTCTTCTGTACCTACAGAAACTCCAAGAGCAGTATAGATATTTCTAATCTCTTCGTTATCATATACTTTGTGAAGCATTGATTTCTCTACGTTCAAAATTTTACCTCTTAATGGAAGAATAGCCTGGAAGTGTCTGTCACGCCCTTGTTTAGCTGTTCCACCTGCGGAATCTCCCTCTACAAGGAAGATTTCAGATTCTGCCGGATCTTTAGATGAACAGTCAGATAGCTTCCCAGGAAGTCCTGAACCTCCCATTGGAGATTTCCTCTGAACCATTTCACGAGCTTTCTTAGCTGCCTGTCTTGCTTTTGCCGCTAAAACAACTTTCTGAACGATCTGTTTTGCTTCATTAGGGTTTTC of the Chryseobacterium capnotolerans genome contains:
- a CDS encoding DUF3857 domain-containing protein, producing MKKIILVLICSANVMMLKAQKHEFLDPPKFSDADLSKPKSLLDENAPAEILYKSVHFIVDAGSGEFAKKYFYRVKIYDKDKAEDWLNLEIPLYQTSTSRETLGKFKAFTYNLEDGKTIPLKVEKSSQYKSKESKYVNVNKFAFPNVKNGSVIEYQYEILSPFIYMIPEVLIETDTPSLYTEYVFDAPISISYNINYTGSLMPKYRMVEEKSFASGQYKVYRFGFENVKGFKPEKFVRNDRNFRTKISAELHSTYFRELKLYSSSWDQISKSLYESEGFGDELKKTRLAKDNMPAGVLEMKSDFEKANAIFSYVQKTFTWNKGRGIYTDDGIKKMLETKTGNSAEINLFLVMLLREAGLKADPMVISTVDNGLINLASPNVSNMNNVLASVDISGNYHTYDATSKQSSMDELPLRDWNQYGILLTKTKAVQIQLQNMKQSSTFLTVDAKLNDDGSISGSYSDKDTGTFAMYVKDSYDENPEKYKKQYKENYSIDFTGIDSKVLDNGAFESTMKFSSSNLIDRVGKKLIINPMLFLSKTSNEFDQTEARKYPIDFGAPTTKVKKVTLEIPEGYIIEEMPKNKKIVTEDKEIAYSYNIEQKGNKLEITSTTKVSSADYPKEYYPAFKQIWNVASKHENQVISLVKK
- a CDS encoding DUF3858 domain-containing protein; amino-acid sequence: MKTLLNEAGIPSYYCVINSGPSQVSFDPDFPKMGGNHAILMIPTENGNIWLENTSQQIAFNHLGSSTTDRNVLSVKKNGIELINTPTYSADQNREKQNLKIKIGEDNSITGEGNFFYTGNQYDYNLGLANLNPKEKNDAIKKRFDVLNFEKVEMKNFVNDKDKAVITYDLDFKTHNYCKNAGNSLIFRAVPISSDGVYKTDENRELPFEVRQSFEDEYEISFIIPKGYKTDETPDDVNINSEFGNYKLSFVKNGDGIKVTRKMLINKGTFPKERYNDYVGFRKKIINMDNSKILITKI
- a CDS encoding DUF3857 domain-containing protein; protein product: MMKILFLGALSTASLYFAQIYPVSSIPENLKKNANAVIRKDLTTVQINKIDEIKYQYNTVTTVLNKDGSEKAIAYIPYDKARSISDVKVIIYDEFGKKIKSYSKSDFSDFANNTQGVFYSDNRVMVLLYNSVQYPYTIDFSYQSEDKNTIFIPDFLPFYSTNTSLEESQMKIVNTSGIDLRTKVYPSKYNYASVIEGGTGNEKTYSYKNVPAIDDVSMIPEPVKILPKVSFALKKFNLAGKQGTLNNWTDFGTWYYNNLIEPAAVSTPEIKAEVAALQLQGSVEEKVKKIYQYMQTKTRYIYVGLGIGGWLPMMPDEVHKKDMVIVKVLPII
- a CDS encoding DUF5684 domain-containing protein, which gives rise to MLTLLQTDPYNGADAVSGAAAAGLGIGTMFMSLLVYLFYGYCMFKIFKKAGREDAWAAFVPIYNIIVLLDIVKKPIWWIILFCIPLVQLYAMWVVNDRLAKGFGKETPLYTILLFFLGFIFIPVLGLGSDTYDSKRIPND